TGATTTTACTGAGGTTTCGAATTTTTTCAaccagaattcttacatattgcgccTTTAAAACGGAATAATTGAATCCAATAATTCAGTGACAGGTGCTCAGTTGCTCACTGAGTTTGCATACAGTTGATAcaactcttctttttctttctgtctgcagGTCTTATTATTCTCTTCTATATAGTTTTCTACATCTTCCTGGCCGGCTTGTTTGCACTCACCATGTATGTCATGCTGCAGACCTTGGATGACCACAAACCAACCTGGCAGGACCGGCTCTCCACACCAGGTGCGGTAACTAATGACACAAAGTGCTCTGATGACAGCTCACAGTCCGTGCCACAGTGTCTTgacctctgctgtctctctgtcactcacagGCATGGTGATTAGACCCAAAGCAGATGAGACCTTTGAGATTGTCTACAACATCCATGACACTGAGAGCTGGGACATGTACGCTCAGGCCCTGGACAAGTTCCTGGGACGTAAGTCTGACTCTCTCGTACTCAAAAAAAGCTTACTGCTGTGGATTATCCAACCATCCAGGCcgaattgttttttgtttttttgttttttttacctaatAAGAGATAATTCCTTTAAGTCGGCGGTTAGCAAATTGCCTGGGGTTTCAGTTGAGTCATAAGCCCTTGGATCCAAACTAAACCCCCACCCCGCTCTCACCCTCTCCCCCTGCAGCCTACAACAACTCCGCGCAGGCCCAGAAAAATGACGAGTGCGTCCCAGACAAGCActtcctgcaggaggacagCGGCGACGTCAAGAACAACCCCAAGCGCTCCTGTCAGTTCAATCGCACCTTTCTGGAGGAGTGCTCTGGCATCAATGACCGTTACTATGGATACCATGAGGGCAAGCCATGCATCATCATCAAGCTGAATCGGGTATGAAAGAGGGAAAGGGAAAGGGATGCTGTTGCTAGGAGACATGGAGTGACTGAGAAAATGAAACTGGTTGGGAATGTGGAAAAGATTATCCCGGTCGCGAAAATAAAGTATTAAGATTATGTCGGTTATCATTGACTCCCTGCCGTTTAAAACACGATTTCCAATCCCTCTGTCCTTGAATAAGCGCGGCTGAAGTAAGAGTGAATTTCTATCTCACCAGGTGATTGGGATGCTGCCTGGAAAAGACGGACAAGCTCCGTTTGTCACCTGTGGTGCAAAGGTAATCCCCTTTTGTCTTTCACAATGAACGGCTTAACATAACAATTTGTATTTCAGCCCATTCGAAGCTATTGTCCCTCGCTCTCATCTGCAATATGCCACTCTGTCACTCACCCCCAGCCCCCTCTCATCTGTCTGTGCTTATGTTCTTTCAACTTCTCGTATCAGTATCGCATGCCGCTTTGTCATTTACACCATCTGTCTTTGTTGCTTTTTCCCCATCGTGTTCCATTAAATTGTCCACTCTCAGAGATACAGAGTTGGCAAAGACGAATGGGTAAGAACGGGTCAGGATCTGTGTTTTTAGGCTTTGGGTTATGTTAAAACATGTAAAGTAGTAGTGTAGTTTGTAGTTGTGTGTATAAAAGTATATGTAAGATGAGGTGTTTTGCTTTAATTAGGCTGCTGAGGCAGAGTGTAGGCATGAGATCTAGAGCATAGAGATTAATCTTCTTCTCCTACATATGTGAAGCGATCTCTGACGCAGCTGTCTCGCCCCCTCAGAGAGAAGACTCTGAGAAAATTGGAGAATTGATGTACTTCCCTCCAAATGGCACTTTCAACCTCATGTACTACCCTTACTATGGCAAGAAAGCTCAGGTAAGActgtgttttaaaggagacTGTGTTATgttgtgctcattttcaggttcctaATTAGATTTTGGGTTGATTGTAGAATAGGTTTATGTGCTgcaatgctcaaaaaacacatcaatttactgcagcactgtattcgcCCTTTGTCTGAAACACTCCTATCACTTTAAGGCCCGCCTCCCGAATACCTAGTCTagtctgattggtcggctcacacacgcccgagccagcactgctaacgACAACAGAGCAGTTTCCCAAAATTTGTTCTCAGGTGCCGAACTAGCAGCTTGGCATAAATTATACAATTGTGTCACATgttgatgtagtgtgatgtcacagagtcgCGGagttaaaggcgggactactgacgaggcgtttcaggggCAGTGTTTTCTGGGGGAGAGTGGAACTTCAGTccactttttaactttcaagatattttacacaaaaatacacaacaatgaaagaaaggaaaaaggagtATAAGCATAATAGGCCttcttttaaatgcaaatagACGAGACATAATTTGGTAAACATGGCTGTAAATAACTGAGCAGTTTGTGTAATGCATCTGCAGTCAGTTAATTAAATATGCATCAGACAGAACGCATTGGCTCCTGTGTTTAATGATGTCCCTGGGTCTGTTCCTCGCAGGTGAACTACTCTCAGCCGTTGGTTGCCGTCAAGTTCCTCAACGTCACCACCAATCAGGATGTCAACATCGAGTGCAAGATCAACGCCAACAACATTCCCCTCGGAAACGAGAGGGACAAGTTTGCCGGACGGGTGTCCTTCAAGCTGAGGATCAACACTAACACTAACTAGGTTGACCCTCTTCCCTCTCCTGAAAACTCCATTCTCCGCAACATcgcgcacacacagaaacaaatctCAGTATTCACACCCTTTGTTCGATTTGTttacaaccccccccccccacacggATTTTTTTGGGGAAAACGTTAGTCTAGCCGTGTGACGAGACGAGGCGAGAAACAAAAGGGTGGTGATCCTGTCATTATTTCTGTCTGTGAGCTTTGGGACAAGTTATTTTCTGTAAATTAGTTTGAGGTGACGTCTATTTATACTGCATGATGACAAACTAGGGGATGTAAACGGATGTGAACATGTGTTTTCAGAGATCGCAAAGGATCAGCAACATTACCACGTTAttgctgctctccctcctgctgcCTCCTTATAGAGTATCCCTCTATATATGAATATACACGAGTTACAATACAAGATGTGTATATCTACAGTATTTATATGGTATCATAACCCTATATCAGTACGTCTATTTTGTTGCACTTAAAAGAATAATCCAACAGACTTGCGTATATCGTTGACGGATGGATGCAGAGATGAAGCcattttgcatgtgttttattgtctttagtGTGCTATGAGGGCGCAGGAGGCCCCTCGTGTCCCACCTCTCCGCTAAGTGTGAAATAAGGTTATGTTAAACCGCTGACCACCAGGAGGGACCACACTGTAATCTACTATACCTCACGcacagcaagtgtgtgtgtgtgtcgacaaCAACAATCAATCTCCGAAGTGACGGTAGAGGTCAAAACCTTTCAGAGCGCccgcgtgtgtgtatgtgtatgtgtgtgtgtgtgtgttgccgcGTGTATGT
This genomic window from Sparus aurata chromosome 13, fSpaAur1.1, whole genome shotgun sequence contains:
- the atp1b2b gene encoding sodium/potassium-transporting ATPase subunit beta-2b isoform X2, whose translation is MAKDGEKGEWKEFIWNPRTREFLGRTASSWGLIILFYIVFYIFLAGLFALTMYVMLQTLDDHKPTWQDRLSTPGMVIRPKADETFEIVYNIHDTESWDMYAQALDKFLGPYNNSAQAQKNDECVPDKHFLQEDSGDVKNNPKRSCQFNRTFLEECSGINDRYYGYHEGKPCIIIKLNRVIGMLPGKDGQAPFVTCGAKREDSEKIGELMYFPPNGTFNLMYYPYYGKKAQVNYSQPLVAVKFLNVTTNQDVNIECKINANNIPLGNERDKFAGRVSFKLRINTNTN
- the atp1b2b gene encoding sodium/potassium-transporting ATPase subunit beta-2b isoform X1, translating into MAKDGEKGEWKEFIWNPRTREFLGRTASSWGLIILFYIVFYIFLAGLFALTMYVMLQTLDDHKPTWQDRLSTPGMVIRPKADETFEIVYNIHDTESWDMYAQALDKFLGPYNNSAQAQKNDECVPDKHFLQEDSGDVKNNPKRSCQFNRTFLEECSGINDRYYGYHEGKPCIIIKLNRVIGMLPGKDGQAPFVTCGAKRYRVGKDEWREDSEKIGELMYFPPNGTFNLMYYPYYGKKAQVNYSQPLVAVKFLNVTTNQDVNIECKINANNIPLGNERDKFAGRVSFKLRINTNTN